In Lycium ferocissimum isolate CSIRO_LF1 chromosome 3, AGI_CSIRO_Lferr_CH_V1, whole genome shotgun sequence, the genomic window GTTATAGGCATAACCACTAAAATGTTATTCAATGGACTAAATATAAGTATCACCACTGCATCAATTCTTGTATtgttgaaaaataatatttcgcGTAAATAATTTTGAGCGATAACTAGCGAAAGGTTATATGAGATAAAATACCTTTCTCTAATTCTCTTCCTATAGCTAATATGGAGATGTCAACCTCAAATAATCAGACAAAGAAAACTTTATAGTTAGGCCAAAGTATCACAAAGAGAAAACAATAATATACCTCAAATGGGAGCAAACAAAAACTGCAAATTGTACCTTCTCCCATTAATAAATTTTGTGGGCACAAAATAGTCAGGTAgtatcatatatattttggttCCTTTGCAAGCTTAATTCAAACCGTTGTGCCATGGATAACAGGGAAAAACTAAACTGTCTTTGAagaaattttgttttgaaaatgcTTGTTATTTTTTCCTTGAGCATATTGATAATGGTGCTCATGTTCTTATATAATCCAAAGTCTGTGTAATGGATGAGAAAATTTGGAGCACATCGTGGACCTCTTAAGAGTCCAACCATGAAATATCCTTGCACTTTTAATAATCTAAATTAATATAAAGAATTGAATACAATACCTTATACGGTAAACGCAGAAGTTCCAAAGTGAATTGTGCATGGTGGAGCTATTAATCCTCAAGAAAAGAAACAATCGCACATAACGcgttataaaaataatattcacaaagatatataaaagttaggagagagagagatattttATTGTCTTTCAATTGATCTACAAATGAGTAAATGAACTTCCTATTTATAATAGGAAATCCTTGATGGCCAAGTTTAGTGAACTTGGTGGCCAAGTAATTTACTTGGTGACCAAGAAACTTCCTTGCTCTCCAAGATATTAATTGACatacaaaaatatttacaacacGAATCAATCCAACAAAATTCACGACACCTACATTCACCTAATCTGTAACTAGGACCAGAAATTTTCTTAAGTTCTTTGCGAATAAAGTTTCTACACTTCCACCTCAATAGCAGATAGGAGCATtgcaaaaattaaaactttcCTCAAGTATACATTCAATTTGCAGCGAGCAACCAAAAGCGCTAGAGATTGCAATAACTTCCAATTCTGCTTCAAAGTTACACGAGAAAAGAGAtagggaaattttcaaaaatatacggcccaacataaaatattacaccACATACCCCAATATACAATggtattatacaatattatacctAGGGGAAACCATTATACATAGTGTATCAACTTGTATAGAAGTATATAATTATGGGctaaagtgttacacctcgacaTTTTTGCCTCACTTACATCGTAAGTAAACTACCGTGAACTCGGACGGGTCATGGGACCCtcataaggttaaggaatacttttaataaGTGCTAAGCAAatgtctaaaggtttcgggatcaagcgaatcgaagaaattaagtttgtcgaaattttggaaaaacttggcaggattttggacagaaattttggtccaacttgagagaggcatatctcctagaatataagGAATTACGGAATCCATAaactatgtaaattgaagttcagaaaGTCtcctttccaatgcaactggtAGATTACAAACCTGAGATACGAGtcggattatacggtccatataatattatacgaccggaaatacggaccgtataatattatacgaacCATATAAGTCAAGGTCGGTggaaatttccagaatttaAGTATGAtgacccctcttcattttaatcattttaaacaCACTTCCAAGTTCTAAAGAGCTCTAGAAACCGCAACAAAacatattcaaacatatttccaagcctaaatcaaagatcaaagtgaagattaaagtgatTGGGGTTTCCAAGTAAGGTCTAtccttgtctcctcttcttgaagatgcttGAGTGAGTATTGTTATGGTGAAGTAACCATAGAATTGAAGTGTtattgaattttgaggtaagatttcatcttagtttcatgtttatgagtttgtttggtaattatgtaaggatttgaggagaagaaaattggaggaattaaaagttcaaatatgcatttgatggtatcttgagttgtaaattaacttgagctataattattagcatgttttgagcataatcttgttatgaggataataatggtattttattgtggttttgggagttgttttgaggAGTGGAGGAAGCAGattatataggggaaatgctgcccgaattctCGTAACCCGAATTATCCTTCGATATACAACTCATCTAAGTTGATGTATGAACATAATGGAGGTATGATTAAGGATATATTTTTGAATATAGGTTCGGGTGAAAGGCAAGCATCGAAATAAAGGATCCTTTTGAGTGGTGGcttgacgaataaggtatgtaaggtgttcgtttccctctttctttggcacgaatccaactagaacatgaacatgagcattccataacaaattcactccattcctatgctATGTATTTCAATCTTAAtgccttaattatttgattgattcttgaaatattatcatgtttatcatcattaagttatttctttggattcgatacgaattccataatttattcggaggttaccgaccttatgtcactccgaaaggcccaaTGTCAGTTTATTGACTCTCACTtcgcgtgtgtgtgtgtatacatacatacatacatatatatatatatatatataatttattcggaggttaccgaccttatgtcactccgaaaggcccatgcgtgtgtgtgtgcgtgtgtgcgtgtgtgtgtgtgtgtgtatatatatatatatatatatatatatatatatatatatatatatatatatatatatacacgcactATAGTCGGCCGGCCGGCAccgtcccgaaagggccgggatGACgacgatatgatgataacaccaAGCCTTAATAGTCGGGcaggatactatatatataacaccgagcctaaatGGCCTGGCGTGATactatacatatgtatgtataaaaatgattttttatcaTGCATTGCATCTCGTGAAATTTCTAGATGTCCAGGTTTCTCCTATCATCATTTATGTTATAGTAAGTCTTGCTTATGTCATTACCtccctgccttacatactcagtatttTTATCCATACCGATCGTCCATTGCACGGACGCGCGCATTTCGTCCGCGGTCCCGTATTTATTGGAGAGCGCCGCGCAGAGGACTTCCCGGCTTCACGGTGTTAGCAGTCGCCACTACTCcggacttgctatcttttggtacGTTTATGTTAGCAtgatatatgttcatatgtacactcttagaggctcatagacatagtggggtaGGTAGATATTATgtctggccttgtcggccttgttttggttttgatattctcgtgatagccttgccggcgcgatactttgtgtgtgtgtgtgtgtgttatgtatatatatatatatatatatatatatatatatattctgcgTGCGAGTCAGTCATATTATATGATAATTATGGTAACTGTTATGCCAGGTGGTTTCCGGCCTATGGGATGGAGCCCGTCATGCTTCtcgttggggtgtgacataaagcATGTAAATATTTTATCCCAATAGACATAGAGTGTAATTTTCCCCCAATGAACAAACCCTAAGACCATTCAACAActttacaacaacaaaaatattttccttagaaATTTGAGGGAAAACATTTTCGATAAAAATACACCAACACATCGGCAAACACACCCCTGCACTATCCACCCACCCCCACATACccccctacccccccccccccctctcctcCTCCACCACCTTACCCCCCTAGCTATCCCAAAGCCACACCCTCACCTCCTCTACCCTTGCCCCTGCTACCCCCACCACCATGAAGTTCGCACTCCGAATTCAAAAACCTCATTGTATTTTGCTTTGAACATCAAATGCtcttaaaatgacattttcCAACTTAGCCttccaaacacacacacaaaaaaaaaataaaaaaaataataataggaaAATCACTTAATTCCCGAgaaatattttcttggaaacATCTTCTGTcatataccaaacacaccctcaaTTCTGCTTCAAAAACTACAAGAGAAAAATAACAAACCCTAAAATAATAGCTCAACTGTCTAATTTATCGATCACACACACCCTCCTAGAAGTGTGGAGTGTAGtggttaataaataaaatatctcCCCTCAACTAGCAAGAAACTTTGAGTTCGAGTGCTGAATATAAACAATTTTACAGGGAAAAAGCGGTTTATTTCTTTTGTGATTCTTGCTGGCGCAAATCTGGATTGATCGTGTTATCAATAGTGAGCTTCTGAAATTGGACgctaagaaagaaaagaaaaaagaaagacattCGCATTTCGTGTTATGAAGTTATTTGACATAACTTTACAATGCATTTTAATTGAGTATTATGTAAAGtctcctttttcatgatatCTAACAACACCTAATTATATGATTCAAAGTCCTCAAATGTCAAAAAAGAAGGGCCCTTTTTTCTGCTATCTTAATGGACTCAGAAAGGCACTAAATGTGTGAAAAAGACTAATGAGGTACACCTATATGACTCACATTTGATTCCCCTCTATCCTTCCTTTCATTTTCCATATCTACTTTTTCGCCATCCAACTTAGACTTTGTTTGGACATTTCACATCATTTCTCAGTCTTTTCCTCCCCAAAATCCACCCCCCTCGCCGCCCTCCCCCacacaccaccaccaccacacacacaccctttttttttccccacagGAAATGATAATAAGAGAGTTGAAAATTATTCCTTCCGTTCCAATTAATGGGTCACTGTTTAATTGTGCACCAAGTTAAAAACGAACAAgagacttttaaaacttattatctaaaatcatatttatgtgataataaattatctcattcaaaataaaaaattattttagaattaACTCTTTTTTAAATTACGAGACATTGAGATTCTTTTTGTGTCAGATTAAAACAAaatgtgtcatataaattgcGAGAGAGTGTACACCAATAGAATAGGTCAAgaaaacgaaaaagaaaaatcttacTTGGAATCACGTGTAACTCATACATTGGATGAGATGGCCAACACTTTAAAGGAAATTTCTGAATTTGTGTGTAATACTATGATGATAATCAGAGAGCTCAAACTTCGACGAAGATGTTGTTTGTTAAAGTTCTCTTACAAGTACTACAAATAATTGAAATTTTCCAAGGAATATGTGTGAATCAGTGTGTGTCAGAACCCAAAAGTAAACCTTTTTACTTTTAGAATCTGGACATTACAATGATAAAGTCAAGTATATGAAATTCCTGTGGGGACTGCGCATTTACTTAGcaccgtttggccataagaattatttattttatttcgaaattttttttcacttttttttcggAATCAGCGTTTGATCATGAGAATTttgaatacaacttcaagttgtattccgaaatatcacaaactcaaaaaacttattttttttaaaaattcacttttttcacttttttacaactatatttcataaaaaactacaatttcaaaaactattgccaaacacaactccaactccaactccaaaattttaaaaaaaagtaattttttttttttttttatctatggacaaacggggccttagATTTGTTAAGTgacaccagaaaaaaaaaaaacattaaaatgGCATTTGTGGGGGCTTCTCTGTGCTGCTTCTTGCTTTTTCCAGCAACAAAATATTAGTTCTTCTTTTCCAAAATCAACAAGGGGATTTCTAGCTTCATGTGTACTTAAAATTAGTACACATGACCTAATTTGTGACACTAAACTTGAAAGGCCCCCTCATTTTTCCACCATGGCTCATATGAATGTAAGCCGTGGCAGATATAAAGCACACTTTTGACGCGAAATATAGATAAATATATGTGAAAAAGTATTAAAGTTTTACTAAATAATACTGTATTAGATATTGTAGAActcaaaaattcaaaagtatAATAGATCGAACTTTAAGAACCCATCAACTTAGAGTCTTAGAATTCTAAATCTTCCTTTATATGTAAGGGATGTTACGAGTTCAATTTTTATTCAATGGCAACAGAAATTTTATTATACAATTAAGTTACTTAAAAAAGACAGCGGAAGGTAATTGTTTCTAGTGAATGTAAGTGAATAATATACAATAACCTACTGTCTCTAAAGTGCCTTGTGTAAAATTTTCATCAGTGAATTtggatataaatttatattttattttaaatcttaAGTGTGTATATAGTAGGACAAAAAATAGTAAGAGAATGGAATGGAAACTAGAAGCACTATTGGAGTCCTCGTAGTCCAAgatatatgaaaattaatttttaaggaATTTTTGTCACCAACTTGTTCTCCTCTACCGATCTTTACCTAATAAATTTGGATACCATATTTCATTAGTAAAAACGAAACGAATAAAAGTAGAGGAACGAAAACAAAAATCGCCTATTTCGAGTCTATTGATTTAGGACCTCTTACCAGTTACAAGACTACCTCTATTCATTTCTTTCTGTTTTCTAAAggaaattttttctttcatacACTATCAAAGAATTATCGAAATTATTGCTAATCtgtctaatattttttttcctgataATATGTCAATAATTCATCGTTAATTAAGATTAGTAaagatttttttgttgtttagcGGCATAAGTTATCCATCGCTAATGGCTATTTTCTTGTATAGTGATATAATTCTTAAATATGCCTAACTCAATCTCACtgttctttgttttattttcaaaaagctTCTCTCTTAATGTTGTCactacaaaagaaaataagctaTAAAATTTTCGCCAAATTGCTAATCCGGTTTTCTTATTATTCCttgttaaataaaattaatgaaAGATTTTTACCGTTTAGTGATAGAAATTATTCGTTTCTAATTCTTAATTTTTAGTGTTTAACTAATCCCATGTTCAATCATTTATAATCAAATCATAAGGGTGTACTAGAAAAATGTAGAACCGACGATACCATAATTTTTCACACGTATCTGCCTAGAATTTCCAGGTAGACAgttgttgattgaacttttgaCTTGAGTCTTTTCTTGTCTTGTTTGAGACGGCTAATTGTAAAATCCAAGAATAATTAGAAGCAAAATTTTATTTCCTTGGATCCATATGGTTAACTAATAGACTGTAGAGAATCTTTAGGTTAGTGAGTAGGGCGGAGGGAGGAAGGGTCAAGGGGCTCATCCGAACTCCcttcggcaaaaaattatattgtttatacatagttaaaattattttttatttatatataagagaCATTGAattccttttgatttttttgtgtgtttactttttcatattttaaaccCTTTTAGTGAAAATTCTGACACCGCCACTGTTAGTGATTAGGGGAAAAGTGACCATTAGCAAGTCGATATATGATGGAATATCACGCAAAGGAAAATGATGTTAAATATTGACCACATGGATGGTTGTTTAAAaagcttttcttcttttccatgATTAAGAATATATCATACACATATATTCTTAATCTTCGCTCTCTGTCATTATACACCCGTCAATTTATTTCAcgatttattttattcatttctcccTTTCTTATAACATCACTTTTGAAATCTTGGTTAATAAACCTTGTAAGACGTAGTCACTTAAATAGCAAAGGATTGTCatttaaatttcaatttttgtccCTATCAGTGAACCTTCCAAAGGTGAGGGCTTTAGTGCACCGTCCCCACTTAGTCAGCTGCATTATTTGTAATATAAATTATCTCACtgtaagaataaaaaagaaatattaaaacTAAATCATTtctaaataataatattttttaaaaataaatttaaaaaacgtGTCATATAAATTAAGACAGACCAAATATATCATACGAACTCTTATATTTCCATCTCTCACATATTTTCCAATTTACTTAAtgatttattcatttctccctttttttatAACATCATTTTGGACCCGTGGTGTGTACATGAAACTTCCAAAGGTAGTGGCCTTGGTGTACTATTTCCTACTTGGTCGGCTGCATTAATTGAGTTAattttgtctatatatatatcatgcacATTTCATTATCACCCTTGTTATGCTGTTCCCATCCTCATTAAATTCCTTACTATCACACTAATGAAACTCTCGTTCATATAAAAGAGCGCCTTATTATTTTTAGAGATTATTAGATAAGTAATGACGTTACTAATAATATCATAATGAAAATAGAAACATTTAGTTAAGATATTAGCTTGTGATAATGATTAACCACCCGTTAATCTCTTATAATGATTGTGGTTAGAAGAGCTTAATTGTATTACTATGGATTCATGAGttaaatcaattaaataaataaaaaaggatcacAGGGTACTGGAAAATTTTCCCTGTTAATCTTGTCGTAGCTTTTACATTGTAAGATAATAAAATCTTAGCTTTCAATTTACATATTCTGCTTCCCTTTTCTCGAAAgaagtaacaacaacaacaacaacaattttaactttaataataataaaagaagagaacGTTGTATTAAATGGAATTTAAAAATGTGGCATAAGGAAACTTTCATGctgttttattatttcattaaaaaataataactcaGTTTGtttttagtatttgaatatttattaattttgattatctacatgaaattttatgattccTATATTGTTCCCTTAACCAATTGGGATATTCGAAAATCCAAACAGATGTCGGTTGGCTTAGCTGGGAACCCATAATGCAAGTGGGTCCCTTTTACTACATAAACGTGTCATTTAAGCTTTATTCACCCTGCTTTCCATCATTATCTTTTAGATTACTTTAATCATTTGTTACTAACCATTTCCACAAGCTCAACAGAGAATTTGAaaaggagagaaagagaaaTGTAATGTATTTAGCTTTCAAAAAGCGTCCATTTCCGGTAAAGTAAACTTTAAAATGTTTTGCACTTGACCTTTATATCCTTTGGTTTGTGAGGGTACAATGCTATCTTTTGCAATTATCAGTTTAAATGATCATATTAGttattatcttttcttttcaaattacTACCTCGACTTTTTATAACTAGACAATTATATATGATTCTCTTTTGAATAATTAATCATTTGATTAATGCTGGAAAGTTTTAATAAACATATCAGcgttcaaaataaaaaaaatcaattaggaTGGATGGATGAACAGTGAAGATCAAAagatataaaagaaaaactttaatAGATTACAACCAATATAAAAGAGAAACTTTAATAGATTACAACTACCAACTATAACTATAATCTCAGTTGAGTAAACTCATTCATGTCTTCACCCCTAAGGAGTAACTTTTTTCCCACTCTTTACCGTGTGATGGGATGATTGGAATTCTTTTAATCAGTGGCGGAACCAAATTTTCATtcaaatataagaaattaaaTGCATTAGAAGTAAAAGAATTCAACGTTCATGTGTatgttcataaaaaaaaaattaattttgaccTTACACGTACAGTGTATTTATCAATATATAAAGTTTGGGATGAACCCCTATATGTCTCTGGTTCTACCATGCCTTTATCCTTAATCAGTAATTTGGAGTGATAGGTGTGAGAATGGAGAATCTCTTGGTAGCAGCCTATTTATCCTACAAACAACAATAAATTTATTCAACGTAGATCCAAATTAACAGAGCCGttaaattttgaatattgaatactctcttcttcttaatttaagtgtcttagtttgactggatATAGAGTTTAAAAAATCttataatgtactaaaatgtcctttaaattttataattgtAAACTTATTATGTATATACGATATAGTGTTTAAACGCTAACTTACTAAATAAGAAACTTAAATTGGAAGGAAggtaattattttttgtttaaaaggaCACTTCCACTCACTTGCTCACCCCACTTTATCACTCCATATAGATAACTAATCACCTCATTCACCCACTTCCCTTTCCTTCTTCACTGTATACCCTCCACAACCTCATCTTCACAACCATCACCATCACCGGAGCTACCACCGGAAAATCAAGATGTCAGTCAAGGAATGCAAATGCCCTCGCCAcgaaaaaagacaaaaaataatcAAGCGACTATGCGCCGGAATCCTCATCTTTCTCTTCCTCATCCTCTTAACCATCCTTCTAATATGGGCAATTCTTCAACCTAAAAAACCACGTTTCATTCTTCAAGATGCAACCATCTTTAACTTCAACGTATCAGCACCAAACATCTTCTCTACATCAATCCAAGTCACTATATTTGCCCGTAACCCTAATGACAAAATAGGTATTTACTACGACAAAATGAAAACGTATGCAAATTACCATAACCAGCAAATTACGTACTATACTCAAATACCATCAGCTTATCAAGGTCATAAGGATGTTAACATATGGTCACCGTTTGTTTATAGTAATAATGTTCCTATTGCTCCATATAATGGACAAACTTTAAAAGATGATCAGCAAAATGGTGGTGTTTGGCTTGATTTTAAAGTTGATGGACGTGTTAAATGGAGAGTTGGCACTATTACAACGGGGCATTACCATTTACATGTTACGTGTTCTGCTTATGTTCCGTTTGGTAACCATCCTGGAGATGGTGGAATTATTGTTGGAAATAACGCTGTTAAGTATCAAATTGCAAGGAGTTGTGATGTGAGTGTTTAATAatttgaagatgatgaagattgAAGCAGGGGTTGAAGTATTTATCTCtctttttaattacttttttggACCAAcgtttattctatttttatttttctactatttacacttctttttttctttctttctcgcTCTTAATTTGTGGTCCCATAAAGTTGAACCGTGCATTTTGGTAAAGGTAATAATGTCTGGAAGGATAGGGAAATAtcgaagaagagagagagaaaagctCACAATCTTGACCACATGGATGGTTGCTTGAAaagcttttcttcttttccatgATTAAGAAAATATCATACACATATATTCTTAATCTTCGCTCTCACTCATTATACACTTGTCAATTTATTTCACGATTTATTCATTTCTCCCTTTCTTATAACATCACTTTTGAAATCTTGGTTAATAAACCCAGTAAGACGTAGTCACCTTTATAGCAAAGGATTGTCatttaaatttcaatttttgtcACTATTAATGAGCCTTCCAAAGGTGAGGGCTTTAGTGCACCATCCCTGCTTAGTCAGCTGCATTATTTGTAATATAAATCATCTCACtgtaagaataaaataaaatttttaaaattaaatcatttctaaataatataatatttttaaaaaataaattaagaaaatgtgtcatataaattgagacagaccAAATATATCATACGAACTCTTATATTTCCATCTCTCACATATTTTCCAATTTACTTAAtgatttattcatttctccCTTTTCTTCATAACATCATTTTGGACTCGTGGTGTATACATGAAACTTCCAAACGTAGGGGCCTTGGTGCACTATTTCCTACTTGGTCGGCTGCATTGTTTGAGTTAATTTTGTCTATATATATCATGCACATTTCATTATCACCCTTGTTATGCTGTTCCCATCCTCATTAAATTCCTTACTATCACACTAATGAAACTCCCGTTCATATAAAAGAGTGCCTTATTATTTTTAGATATTATTAGATAAGTAGTGACGTTACTAATAATATCAGTAACGAAAATAGAAACATTTAGTTAAGATATTAGCTTGTGATAATGATTAGCCACCCGTTAATGTCTTATAATGATTGTTTAGGAGAGCTTAATTGTATTACTATGGATTCATGAGTTAAATCAATTaagttaagaaagaaaaaaaaaggatcacAGGATACTTGAAAATTTTCCCTGTTAATCTCGTCGTAGCTTTTACATTATAAGATAATAAaactttatctttcaatttacatattttgcTTCCTCTTTCTTGAACGaagtaataacaacaacaattttaataattaataataaaataagaagaGAACGTTGTATTAAATGGAATTTAAAAATGTGGCATAAGGAAACTTTCATGctgttttattatttcattaaaaaaataataacccagtttgttttttgtatttgactatttattaattttgatTATCTACATGAAAAATTTATGGTTCCTATATAGTTCCCTTTAACCAATTTGGGATATTCGAAAATCCAAACAGATGTCGGCTGGCTTAGCTGGGAACCCATAATGCAAGCGGGCCCCTATTACGACATAGACGTGTCATTTAAGCTTTTATTCACACTATACTTTCCATCATTATCTTTTAAAGGCCTAATGCATATGGAGTACCCCAaacttatcttttattttttattttggcacTTTAACTAAATATTGCTCTTATTGAATTACTAAACTCATCCTCAAAGGTGTCTATCAAGCCCTCTAAATGTGATTTTTATTAgacgaaaaaaataaattgtggcAATATTTTAGGCATTTATCGCAGTTTATTCTTTGCGCTATTGGATAATGGATGTCGCTTCtgctttggtttttcttttattaaggcttaattaagagcttactttttttttcctctcaattGCTGttaattttagctaaaaaaaatgtcataattaaattagaatatatattagcatgttgctacattgaagataaaatactatataagtcagattgtgtttgatagacacacttgagaaTGACTTGCGggttcaataagaacaacacttagttaa contains:
- the LOC132049417 gene encoding NDR1/HIN1-like protein 1 → MSVKECKCPRHEKRQKIIKRLCAGILIFLFLILLTILLIWAILQPKKPRFILQDATIFNFNVSAPNIFSTSIQVTIFARNPNDKIGIYYDKMKTYANYHNQQITYYTQIPSAYQGHKDVNIWSPFVYSNNVPIAPYNGQTLKDDQQNGGVWLDFKVDGRVKWRVGTITTGHYHLHVTCSAYVPFGNHPGDGGIIVGNNAVKYQIARSCDVSV